One window of Arthrobacter oryzae genomic DNA carries:
- a CDS encoding Lrp/AsnC family transcriptional regulator, whose amino-acid sequence MTIPNPRALDSLDGRIILALDKDPEASALALSRTLGVARNTVHARLARLERSGALRSFSRRLDPAALGYDLMAFLSLSISQTRTGAVEDGLAAIPEVIEVHATTGDADLMAKVVARSTADLYRITNEILEIEGIQRTSTAISVLELMPPRYDGLLSRLSEQESRPSH is encoded by the coding sequence ATGACCATCCCGAACCCCCGCGCCCTGGATTCCCTCGATGGCAGGATCATCCTGGCCCTCGACAAGGATCCGGAAGCCAGCGCCCTGGCACTCTCGCGGACGCTCGGCGTCGCACGGAACACCGTCCACGCCCGGCTGGCTCGGCTCGAGCGCAGCGGCGCCCTCCGCTCCTTTAGCCGGAGGCTGGATCCCGCCGCACTTGGCTATGACCTGATGGCCTTCCTCTCGCTGTCCATCAGCCAGACGCGGACAGGTGCGGTGGAAGACGGGCTCGCCGCGATTCCGGAGGTCATCGAGGTGCACGCCACCACCGGCGACGCGGACCTCATGGCCAAGGTGGTGGCCCGCAGCACGGCAGATCTCTATCGCATCACCAACGAGATCCTGGAAATCGAGGGGATCCAACGGACCAGCACCGCGATTTCCGTACTGGAACTCATGCCGCCCCGCTACGACGGCCTCCTGAGCCGGCTCTCCGAGCAGGAATCCCGCCCCTCGCACTAA